AGCCGCGATCGGGATCGGGCGTCGCGCGAAGGTATTCCGCGATCAGCCGCAGCTTCTCGTTACGGCTGCGGGTATAGACCAGCGCATCGATGAGTGTGGCGAAGTCTTCCATTCCTAAGCGTCCCGCTCAGTCATCTTCATCCTCGTAGCCCACCATGGCCAGCGCGCGGGCCCGGCGCTGGTGCAACTGGTGCCAGCGCAGCAGCGCTTCCTCGCGGCCGTGGGTGATCCATGTCTCGTAAGGGTCGACTTCCTGGATAGTGCGGGTGAGTTCGTTCCAGTCGGCATGATCGGAGATGACCAGCGGCAGCTCCACGTTGCGCTGGCGGGCGCGCTGGCGCACCCGCATCCAGCCCGATGCCATGGCGGTGATGGGGTCGGGCAGGCGGCGGCTCCAGCGGTCGTTCAGAGCGCCGGGCGGGCTGATGACCACGTGCCCGCGAATGTCGTCCTTGGTATAGTCCATCACCATGCGCAGTTCGCCAAGGTCGACGCCGAATTCCTCGTAAAGGCGGCACATCTTTTCCATCGCCCCGTGGAGATAGATGGGTTCGTGATGTCCGGCGCGGCGCAACTCGGCGATCACCCGCTGCGCCTTGCCCAGCGCATAGGCACCCACCAGCACGCAGCGGTCGGGGTAGGCAGCCAGCCGATCCAGCAGCTTGGCCATTTCCTCCTCGATCGGGGGATGCGTGAACAGCGGCAGGCCGAAGGTCGCCTCGGTAATGAACACGTCGCACTTCGTCACTTCGAACGGCGGGCAGGTCGGATCGGGGCGGCGCTTGTAATCGCCGGTGATCACTACCCGCTCGCCCGCGTGTTCCAGCAGGATCTGTGCGCTGCCGAGCACGTGGCCGGCGGGCACGTAGGTCGCGTCCACACCGCCATCGAGCCGCACGGTCTCACCATAGGCCACGGGGCGGACGTTTTCGCGCGTGTTGTAGCGCAGTTCCATGATCGCCAGCGTTTCCGGCGTCGCCACGGTCTTGCCATGTCCGCCGCGGGCATGATCGGCATGGCCGTGGGTAACGAGGGCCTTGGCGACCGGTTTCGAAGGATCGATCCAGCAATCGGCTGGCGGGATGTAGACCCCGTGCGGGTCAGGAACGATCCAGGAAAACGGCGCGGCCATCGCCTGCTAGAAGCCGGGAGCGGGGGGTTTCGTTCCGACCCCGGCCTTTAGTCCCCCCGCCGCCGCTCGGCTGCGCGCCAGGCGTCGATGGCATCGTCCTGCTTCAGGACCAGGTTGCGCGGATCGGCGAGCCAGCTCGTGCCCGCATCGGGCAACGACAGATCGCCGCGTCCCTCGGCCATGGGCACGGTGACGATGCTGTCCCCCACCCGCACTTCCACCGGCATGGCGAAGGGCATGGCGGACGGGGTCTGCCAGGCGAGGGAAAGGGTCGTGCCCTCCTGCCGTGCTTCGAGCCGGGGCAGCGCTGCCTGATGGAAATAGGCATCGAAGAACCAATCGAGATCGCCCGCGCCGTGTGCCTGCAGGATGCGGCGGAAATCCTCCGTGGTGCGGTTCACCGGGCGGATGGCGCCGGGCTGCGGATCGGTGGTGCCGTAGGTCAGCTCGGTCAGTGCCGGGGACAGCACCTCTTCGCCGACAAGCGCGCGCAAGGTGTGCATGATCCACGCGCCCTTGTAGTAGATGTCGGTGCCCCACCCGGCCGCGCGGTCGTTGTAATCCGGCAACTGGCCCTCCGGCGGAACCAGCGGCACGCGGCTGACAATCGCCTTGCGGTTCTCCCACATGGCGGCGTCGTAATACATCTGGCCGCGCGCCCAGCCGAGGTAGAGCGGCTGCATCCAGGTGCCGATGCCCTCGTGCAGCCACATGTGATTGATGCTGGCATGGGTCAGCTGATTGGCGAACCATTCGTGGGCGAACTCGTGCGCAAGCAGCCAGTCGTAGCCGAGCGGATCGCGGCGGAATGCGTTGCCGTAGGCGTTGATCGTCTGGTGCTCCATGCCCAGATGCGGGGTCTCGGCCACGCCCGCCTTTTCGTCGGCGAAGGGGTAGGGGCCGACGACCTCCTCGAAGAAGCGCACCTGGTCGGCCAGCTCGCCCAGCAGCCGCTCCGCCTCCTCGCCGTGGCCGGGCAGGTGCCAGAACATCAGCGGGATTTCGTTGCCGTAGCGGCTTCGGTAGGTCCGTTCGGCCAGCTCGTAGGGACCGATTTGCAGGGTGATGCCGTAGTTGCTGGGATCGCGCGCCTGCCAATGGAATGTGGTGGTGCCGTTGCCGTTGTCACGCTCTGCGACAAGTCGCCCGTTCCCGGCGGCGACGAGGCCGTCCGGCACGGTGACCATCAGGTCGAGCGAATCGCTGCGGTGCGAGGAATGGTCGATGCACGGCCAGAACATGTCGCACCCTTCGCCCTGGATGCTGGTGGCGATCCATGGCTCGCCGCCGGGGGTCGTCGCCCAGGTGAATCCACCATCCCACGGCGGATTGGTCGCGACGTGCGGCACGCCGGTGTACATGATCGAGACCAGCGCGCGCTCTCCGGCGCCCAGCGGACGGGGCAGGTCGATGGTCAGCAGGCCATCGGGGTTACGCCAGCCCGAGGCGGGCACGGCCACGTCGTCCACCACGATTTCGCTGATGGCGAAGCGCGGGTCGAGGTCGAACTGGAGTTGCGCGGTATCGCTGAGAGCGACGACCTGGTGCAGCGCGCGGCCCGCAATGCTGCGCGTGGCGGGCGTGACGGAGATGGATAGAGAGGCATGGCCAATCCGCGTTGCCGCGCGCGGCCCTTCGAGCGGAAGGTCGCTCTGCGCCGTGCGCTCGGCAATCGGCGGCGCATCCTGTGCCGATGCGGCAGGCGGCAGGGCGAAAAGCGCGAGGGCGCCGGCAACGGCAAGTTGGCGTGGCATCATGCCGCCGGATTAACCCGGGCAGCCATGCCACGCCATATTTTACTCGCTGTCTGCGCCGCCGGTGTCCGCATCGCCGGCGGCCGATGCATCGGTCTCGGAACCTTCCGCCTTCTTCGCCTTGACCTTCTTCGGCCTGGGCGGTGCAGGGGTCAGTTCGAAGGCCGGCTTGTCGTCCTTCACGCTCACGTGCACCTCGCCGCCCTGCGCCAGCTTGCCGAACAGCAGTTCCTCGGCCAGCGGCTGCTTGATCCGTTCCTGGATCAGGCGCGACATCGGGCGGGCGCCCATCAGCCTGTCGTAACCGCGCTTGCCCAGCCATTCGCGCGCATCGGAATCGAACTGGATGTGC
This is a stretch of genomic DNA from Aurantiacibacter arachoides. It encodes these proteins:
- a CDS encoding M1 family metallopeptidase; protein product: MMPRQLAVAGALALFALPPAASAQDAPPIAERTAQSDLPLEGPRAATRIGHASLSISVTPATRSIAGRALHQVVALSDTAQLQFDLDPRFAISEIVVDDVAVPASGWRNPDGLLTIDLPRPLGAGERALVSIMYTGVPHVATNPPWDGGFTWATTPGGEPWIATSIQGEGCDMFWPCIDHSSHRSDSLDLMVTVPDGLVAAGNGRLVAERDNGNGTTTFHWQARDPSNYGITLQIGPYELAERTYRSRYGNEIPLMFWHLPGHGEEAERLLGELADQVRFFEEVVGPYPFADEKAGVAETPHLGMEHQTINAYGNAFRRDPLGYDWLLAHEFAHEWFANQLTHASINHMWLHEGIGTWMQPLYLGWARGQMYYDAAMWENRKAIVSRVPLVPPEGQLPDYNDRAAGWGTDIYYKGAWIMHTLRALVGEEVLSPALTELTYGTTDPQPGAIRPVNRTTEDFRRILQAHGAGDLDWFFDAYFHQAALPRLEARQEGTTLSLAWQTPSAMPFAMPVEVRVGDSIVTVPMAEGRGDLSLPDAGTSWLADPRNLVLKQDDAIDAWRAAERRRGD
- a CDS encoding ligase-associated DNA damage response exonuclease; protein product: MAAPFSWIVPDPHGVYIPPADCWIDPSKPVAKALVTHGHADHARGGHGKTVATPETLAIMELRYNTRENVRPVAYGETVRLDGGVDATYVPAGHVLGSAQILLEHAGERVVITGDYKRRPDPTCPPFEVTKCDVFITEATFGLPLFTHPPIEEEMAKLLDRLAAYPDRCVLVGAYALGKAQRVIAELRRAGHHEPIYLHGAMEKMCRLYEEFGVDLGELRMVMDYTKDDIRGHVVISPPGALNDRWSRRLPDPITAMASGWMRVRQRARQRNVELPLVISDHADWNELTRTIQEVDPYETWITHGREEALLRWHQLHQRRARALAMVGYEDEDD